Genomic DNA from Corallococcus macrosporus:
AGCCCGCGCTGGAGGCGGTGATGATCACCGCCTACGCCAGCTCCGAGTCCGTCATCGCCGCGTTCGCCGCCGGCGCCAGTGACTACATCGTGAAGCCCTTCGACGACCTGCGCGTGCTGCGCGCCAAGGTGCGCGCCGCGCTGGAGCGCCGCTCGGAGCGGGTGCGCACGCGCGACGGGGCCCGGGAGATGGCCCGTCAGGCCGCGGCGCTGCTGGACGCGGGCCGCGACGCCCCGGAGCCCGCGCACGAAGCGCTGGAGACGGAGCTGCGCAACTACGAGCAGGCCGTGCGCATGGGCCACACCGGCAGCGTCGCGGTGGTGGGCAGCGCGGAGGCCGTGAAGGTGCTGCGGGACGCGGCCTTCGAGGTGGTGGAGCTGCCGCCGTACTCACCCCAGCTGGAGAGCGCGGACGTGGTGGTGGTGGAGACCGGCGACCCGCAGTGGCACACGCTGGCGGAGCGGCTCCAGGGGCGCTCGCCGGACGTGGTGCTGCTGGCCGGCGCGGACGCGGACCTGAGCGACCTGCTGGAGGCCATCACCCTGCGCATGGACCTGGTGGGCTACGGCCAGTCCAACGCCGCCCGCATCCTGCCGGAGAAGGTGCGCATGCTGCTGATGCGCCGGGGCATCCAGCGCGCCCAGCAGCGGCTCACCGCCGCGCTGGACACCTTCCGCCAGAGCATCGCGACGACGAACTAAGTGGGAGCGCCGCTGCCGCCCCGGAGACGGGGCCGGCAGGGCAGGGCGGAGCGCCAGCACGAAGCCCGCAAAGCGAAACGCCCACCTTCGTTTCCGAAGGTGGGCGTCTCAGTGTGACCCTGCCGGGATTCGAACCCGAGTTTGAGCCGTGAGAGGGCTCCGTCCTAACCACTAGACGACAGGGCCGGCTTGCTGCTTCCCTACAACCGCGTTGTTTCTGCTGCTGCTTCCTACATTCTCCGTTCTGACCAGTCAACCGGAGATTTTCAGCTGGGGAACTAGGATTCGAACCTAGATAAGCAGAGTCAGAGTCTGCTGTCCTGCCGTTAGACGATTCCCCAAGGCGCTGCGTGCTGCGGCTGCGTGTTGCGGGCGCTTCTACTACCGACTTCTGCTGCTGACTTCAACTACTTCGTTTTCCTGACCGGCTTGCCTTCGTTCTTCTTCGCCGGCTTCGCCGCCCCCTGCAGCGGGACGACGTAGATGCGAACCTCTTCGTTCGCTTCGTAAATGTTCAGCCCCTCGAAGTTCTTCCCGGAGGGGTTGGAGATGTGCACGGCCTTGACGCCCGGCTGGTTGACGATCGACCGCCTCGGGTAGCTCGAGGTCGGGTAGACGTTCTTGTAGTAGTCGAGCGTCGCCTCGAAGTCGCGCGAAGCCCGGTACCGGTTCTCGCCCACCTTCTGGGCACCATCCGGAATCTGGGCGCCGTTCACCAGCTCGGCGCCAGAGGCCGTTGCCCAGAGGGCCAGCAGCACCGCCCCGAGCGGGCGCGCCTTATAGAAATGCGGTCTCAGGCTGTCAAGCGGTCGCGTCATCGCCGGCCAAGATAGGGCCCGGCGGTGCCCGCGTCCACCGCCAATCTCACGTGCCGCGAGCGAGCGCCGCGTCGATGCGCTTGAGGGCTTCCTCGCGCCCCACGAGCAGCAGCGTCTCCCCGATGCCGGGGCTGGTGGTGTTGCCGGTGATGGCCACGCGGATGGGCTGGGCCACCTTGCCCATGCCCACCTGGGCGGCCTCGCTCACCGTCTTCACCACGCCGTCCAGCGGCTCCACCGTCCACGCGGGCAGGGCGGCCAGCTTCTCCCGGGCCTGGCGCAGCAGGTTGAGCGAGTCCCCGCTCAGGTGCTTGGCGGCGGCCTTCTCATCCAGGGTGACGCCGCTCTTGAAGTAGATGGTCGCGGTGTTGGCCATCTCGTCCAGGGTGCGCGAGCGCTCGCGCAGCGCGAGCACCAGCGGCTCCAGGCGGGAATCGCCCTTCGCCTGGAAGCCGCGGGCCTCCAGGAAGGGGACCAGCCGCTCCGCGACCACGGCCGGGGGCAGCAGCTTGAACCACTGCTGGTTGAGCCACTGGAGCTTCTCCGGGTTCCACACGCCGGACGTGCTGCCCACGCCGTCGAAGTCGAACCACTCCACCATCTGCTCGCGGGAGATGACCTCGTCGTTGCCGTGGCTCCAGCCCAGGCGGATGACGAAGTTGAGCAGCGCCTCCGGCATGATGCCCGTGCGCTTGTGCAGCATCACGTCCGCTTCCGGGTGCTTGCGCTTGGAGAGCTTCTCCCGGTCCGGCCCCAGGATGAGCGGCAGGTGCGCGAAGGCCGGCGGCGTCCACCCCAGCGCCTGGTAGAGCATCAGCTGCGGGAACGTGGAGTTGACGTGCTCCTGGCCGCGCGCCACCAGGTCGATCTCCATCAGGTGGTCGTCGATGACGCAGCCGTAGTTGTAGAGGGGGATGCCGTCCGCGCGCATCATCACCCAGTCATCCAGGTCCGAGTACGCCTTGGTGATGGTGCCCAGCACCTTGTCGTCGAACGACACGGTGCCTTCACCGGCGGGCATGCGGAAGCGGATGACGGCGTCCTGCAGCGTCTTGCCCGGGGGCGGCGCCTTCAGGTCGTGGCAGGTGCCCTCGTACTTGTAGGAGCCCTGACCCTTCTCCTTCTCCACGGCCTCGCGGCGCTGGGTGATCTCCTCGCGGGTGCAGTAGCACCGGAAGGCCTTGCCCTCCGCGATGAGCTGGTCCGCGTGCTTGCGGTACGTGTCCAACCGCTGCGTCTGGAAATAGGGGCCGTACTTCGGGTCCTCCTTGCCGGGGCCCTCGTCCCAGTCCAGGCCCAGCCACTTCAGCCCGTCGGTGATGGCCTGGACGGACTCCGGCGTGGAGCGCTCCTGGTCCGTATCTTCCATGCGCAGCACGAAGGTGCCGCCGTAGCGCTTCGCGTAGAGGTAGTTGAAGAGCGCCGTCCGGGCGCCTCCAATGTGGAGGTATCCAGTAGGTGACGGAGCAAAGCGGACGCGGGGTTTTGACGGAGCCATGAGCAGGCGCGCGATAGCAGGACGGGTGCACGAGGGTCAACGCAAGCCGCCCGCTTGGGGTTAGGCTGCGCGGGCAAGGAGACTTTCCATGTCGATTCGACACGCGGTTCGCACGGTGGTGCTGGCCACCCTGCTCGGAGGGCTGCCGGTGGGGGCCACCACGATGCTGCGGGCGGACCTGCCCCAGATGGCGCAGACGTCGGACACGGTGGTGCAGGGCGTCGTCCGGCGCGTGCAGAGCCGCTGGAGCGGGGACAAGCAGCGCATCGTCACGGACGTGGAGATTCAAGTGACGGAGGCCCTCAAGGGCCAGCCCGGCGGCACGGTGCTCGTCACCCAGCCGGGAGGCCGGGTGGGGGACATCGGCCAGGTGGTGAGCGGCCTGGCGTCCTTCTCCGAGGGCGAAGAGGTCGTCGTCTTCCTGGAGAAGCGCGGCGCGTCCGCGTTCCAGCTCTCTGGCATGGCGCAGGGCAAGTACCAGGTGCGGCGCACCGGTCCGGGCGCCATGGCGGTGCCGGCGTCCACCGGCGACGCGGTGCTGATTGATCCGAAGACGCGCCAGGAGACGGCGTCCAACGCGAAGCCGGTGACGCTGGAGGAGCTGAAGGCGTCCGTGCGCGCGGCGGTCCAGGCGCAGCAGGCGGCGCCCGCGAAGAAGGGGGCGAAGTGATGGGCACGCTCGCGTCGTGGGTGGTGCTGGCGGCGGTGATGGGACAGAGCTCCGCGCCGTACGTGCGCAGCCGGGTGTCCCCCGGGGATGACACCACGCAGTGCCTGTACTGGACGCAGTCCAAGGTCAACTGGCAGCAGAGCACCGTGGGCAACCCGAAGGCGACGAATCACACGGAGTTCGACGCCATCACCCGCTCGTTCCAGAGCTGGCAGGACATCTTCAGCGGCTGCGGCAACCTGTCGCTGGTGGAGGGCCCGCGCGTGGACTCGCGGACGGTGGGCTACAGCCGCTCCGGCAACAACATCAACCTCATCCTCTTCCGGGGCCGCGCCTGTCGCGACGTCGTGGACTCGAGCAACGCCTGCTTCACCGAGGACACGTGCGCGAACACGTACGACTGCTGGGATGACAGCGACGGCACCATCGCCATCACCCTCACCACGTACGACGAGCGCACGGGCGTCGTCTACGACTCGGACATCTCCTTCAACGCCGCGCGCTTCAACTTCACCACCGGCAACGGCGGGCCGTGCGGCATCGTGGCGACGCCGGACTGCGTGGACACGGACGTGCAGAACACGGCCACCCACGAGGTGGGCCACTTCGTCGGCCTGGACCACACGCTGGCGACGGGCTCCACGATGAACCCCAGCGCGCCGCCGGGTGAGACGTCCAAGCGCAACATCGACTCCGGTTCGCGCAACTTCGTGTGCGTCGCGTACCCCAAGGGCAGCGCCAGCCAGCCCTGCTTCCCGGTGCCGGGCGGGACCGGCAATGGGGACGGGGATGGCGACGGCGATGGAGACGGCGACGGGGATGGCTGCACCGCGGCGACGGGCGGGCTGGCCGTGTTGCCGCTGCTGGCCGCCGCCTCGCTGCTCGCGCGCCGCCGGCGGGGTGCGCGGTGAGCTGTCGCCTGCTGCTCCTGGGAGTGTGGCTCTGCGCGGGAGCGGCGGGCGCGCAGCAGGACTACAAGCGCACGCTCGTGCCCGGCCGGCCGCTGTGTCTGGTGTGGCCGGGGCGTGACTACGTCTACCACCTGGACGCGGCCGGCAGCACGCGCACGCCCGGGGACACGGAGATCGCCGCCATCGAAGCGGCCTTCGACGCGTGGCGGGCGCTGTCCTCGACGTGCAGCGACTTCCGCTTCATCCGCGGCGAGGACTGGAAGCGCTCCATCGCGGTCGGCTACGACGAGGAGCACCCCTTCGACAACTACAACGTCGTCACCTTCCGCGAGCGCAACTGCCAGGACGTCGCCCCGCCGGAGGATGCGTGCTGGGCGGAGGAGACGTGCGGCAACGTCTACCAGTGCTGGGCGCACGGGGGCGCGACCATCGGGCTCACCACGTCCTCGTTCAGCTTCAAGGACGGGTT
This window encodes:
- a CDS encoding response regulator, giving the protein MDLPFETGEGEGEGRGTLASKVLLVDDEPVVLDICVRLLAREADLIVSPVGSAEEALVLLKDQRFDVLVTDKNLPGMGGVELIAEARRMQPALEAVMITAYASSESVIAAFAAGASDYIVKPFDDLRVLRAKVRAALERRSERVRTRDGAREMARQAAALLDAGRDAPEPAHEALETELRNYEQAVRMGHTGSVAVVGSAEAVKVLRDAAFEVVELPPYSPQLESADVVVVETGDPQWHTLAERLQGRSPDVVLLAGADADLSDLLEAITLRMDLVGYGQSNAARILPEKVRMLLMRRGIQRAQQRLTAALDTFRQSIATTN
- the gltX gene encoding glutamate--tRNA ligase, whose translation is MAPSKPRVRFAPSPTGYLHIGGARTALFNYLYAKRYGGTFVLRMEDTDQERSTPESVQAITDGLKWLGLDWDEGPGKEDPKYGPYFQTQRLDTYRKHADQLIAEGKAFRCYCTREEITQRREAVEKEKGQGSYKYEGTCHDLKAPPPGKTLQDAVIRFRMPAGEGTVSFDDKVLGTITKAYSDLDDWVMMRADGIPLYNYGCVIDDHLMEIDLVARGQEHVNSTFPQLMLYQALGWTPPAFAHLPLILGPDREKLSKRKHPEADVMLHKRTGIMPEALLNFVIRLGWSHGNDEVISREQMVEWFDFDGVGSTSGVWNPEKLQWLNQQWFKLLPPAVVAERLVPFLEARGFQAKGDSRLEPLVLALRERSRTLDEMANTATIYFKSGVTLDEKAAAKHLSGDSLNLLRQAREKLAALPAWTVEPLDGVVKTVSEAAQVGMGKVAQPIRVAITGNTTSPGIGETLLLVGREEALKRIDAALARGT
- a CDS encoding myxosortase-dependent metalloprotease, MXAN_2677/MXAN_2678 family → MGTLASWVVLAAVMGQSSAPYVRSRVSPGDDTTQCLYWTQSKVNWQQSTVGNPKATNHTEFDAITRSFQSWQDIFSGCGNLSLVEGPRVDSRTVGYSRSGNNINLILFRGRACRDVVDSSNACFTEDTCANTYDCWDDSDGTIAITLTTYDERTGVVYDSDISFNAARFNFTTGNGGPCGIVATPDCVDTDVQNTATHEVGHFVGLDHTLATGSTMNPSAPPGETSKRNIDSGSRNFVCVAYPKGSASQPCFPVPGGTGNGDGDGDGDGDGDGDGCTAATGGLAVLPLLAAASLLARRRRGAR